The DNA segment ACGAGGGTGGAGTCACACAAACTCGTGGTGGCATCTATTGGATCATTTTGCCAGCTGGATGTAATgagatttttcttcctttgaactgATCAGTTGCAACCCGATCATTTGAACCaatgatttaaatctaataactcAGACATGCTTCAATATCATAGTTGGTTCTTATGGCCTTGTTGATTGTTGTCTTCTCTCATCGCAGATCTTGGCTCATCATTTTGGGGAATGGTCTTCATTCTTGCATCTACGAATCTTATTACGACAAGAATTGCAGCTGGTTGCTTTCTACTTGCATTGGTTGTCGTGCTATTTGTTGCCAAAAATGTAAGCAATTTATATTACTTAACGAAgaattttcaaaattttctcgACTTGTATCATCTAGTTGTTTTATTATAAGATTTAGATCAAAACGTACATTACAATTTTTGAAGCCAACAATTTTCTTGTATGCTTATATTCCTATTCTGTGTTTGTGGATCATGCAGTGGTTGCTTCGAGGACTCTGTATAGGTGTGCGCTAATAATCTGCTTGTTTGCAAGTAATCACAAGTTGAATGGTAGATCTGAATAAAATTTGCTTAAAGCTCTTTTCTTCTGTAGGTTTCATTATATTTATTGCCATTATTTGGCTTCTGCAAGAAACTACAAAAGTCCATATTCTTCGATATGTCATTCTGTTTATCGGTATGAAAACATCTACCTCAATATATCTGTTTCATATCTGCTAAGAGCTACATAGAAAATGATTGCCCATGATTCTGTGTAAATGCAGGTGTCATGAACAGCTTATTTTCAGTCTATGGTAAGATTGATTTTGGACATCATTGTATTACGAGAAGGCAAAGTAACCAACACACATAAATATAATCATTGTGTTGCAATATCTACTATCTGAGGTATTCTCTGCTACAGATATCTATGATGATTTAATATCTCGAAGAGTTCACTCAAGTGATGCCGAGAAATTTGCTGAAATCTGTCCTTGCCCTTGCAATGGTGTTGCATGGGGGGTTATTTGGTGAGATTTGATATCCATTTTCTTTTCCAGTCGTGCATATTTTCTTGGTTCACTAAATCGATGATTATTCTTGGGTTTGCTTCCAGGGGATTAATATCATTTACATTTCTTTGCGGATCCATTTACCTTGGTCTGGTTATTCTGTCTTGAGGTATATCTTATCATTTAATTGCATTTTTCTCTCCTTTCATCATTTGGTTTAATTAGATTCTCTAAATATATTAGTGTTGACTCATGAATAACTTTTGCAATTATGCTTAGACTACTAACCAGTACTTTGCAAAAGAAAACCTTGCATCCAGGTGAAAAATGA comes from the Musa acuminata AAA Group cultivar baxijiao chromosome BXJ2-8, Cavendish_Baxijiao_AAA, whole genome shotgun sequence genome and includes:
- the LOC135619632 gene encoding uncharacterized protein LOC135619632, with amino-acid sequence MPNWELKNCCDHDQVAFIVTIGVFTFVILALWRTVLLTPFKLITVFLHETSHALACKLTCGDVEGIQVHANEGGVTQTRGGIYWIILPAGYLGSSFWGMVFILASTNLITTRIAAGCFLLALVVVLFVAKNWLLRGLCIGFIIFIAIIWLLQETTKVHILRYVILFIGVMNSLFSVYDIYDDLISRRVHSSDAEKFAEICPCPCNGVAWGVIWGLISFTFLCGSIYLGLVILS